A region of Nostoc sp. 'Peltigera membranacea cyanobiont' N6 DNA encodes the following proteins:
- a CDS encoding alanine-zipper protein: MALTLDQLSDLVETLQKKVETLETDVKQYRQDIFELEQQLSQSITTQKLVVTGDAQISGRNVLADGQLIDTHEQRLSSHDATLNAHDGRLNSHDSTLNAHEGRLNSHDGTLSSHGTDIISAQSTANNAVSLANTAQGTANSAVSLANTAQGTANSALNLARQVNQRTIAITYDDSKKTTRITVPNGDSMNFFSNGTIEIRGNSNNQRWVCP; encoded by the coding sequence ATGGCATTAACACTTGACCAATTATCGGATTTGGTAGAAACTCTACAGAAAAAAGTAGAGACGCTTGAAACAGATGTCAAGCAATATCGACAGGATATTTTTGAACTTGAGCAACAATTATCACAATCAATTACAACCCAAAAGCTAGTTGTCACTGGGGATGCTCAAATTTCTGGTCGAAATGTCTTAGCAGATGGGCAATTAATTGATACTCATGAGCAAAGACTCAGTTCTCATGACGCTACTCTCAATGCTCATGATGGAAGGTTAAACTCCCATGACAGTACCCTTAATGCTCATGAAGGAAGGCTAAACTCTCATGATGGGACTCTCAGTAGTCATGGAACAGACATAATTTCTGCTCAAAGCACTGCTAATAATGCGGTCAGTCTGGCAAATACTGCACAAGGCACTGCTAATAGTGCGGTCAGTCTGGCAAATACTGCACAAGGCACTGCTAATAGTGCTCTAAATCTTGCACGGCAAGTGAATCAGAGAACAATTGCAATAACATATGATGATTCTAAGAAGACTACTCGGATTACCGTACCAAACGGTGATTCTATGAATTTCTTTTCAAATGGCACTATAGAAATCCGAGGTAACAGTAATAATCAACGCTGGGTGTGCCCTTAA
- a CDS encoding transcriptional regulator: MQNFVTEETSLYQQLFDEMFDRFNLSAKVVAKQAGVSEVLISRFRKGKADLGTRKFLALLGAVPIEAREWYLSQLLGAKPGVSLQKLVSAASAVERVEIINLIAHSFLEDRKTTGTSELISSAV, encoded by the coding sequence ATGCAAAATTTTGTAACAGAGGAAACTTCTCTTTACCAGCAACTATTTGACGAGATGTTCGATAGATTCAACCTTTCGGCAAAGGTTGTAGCCAAGCAAGCTGGAGTTTCAGAGGTGCTAATTTCCAGATTTCGTAAGGGAAAAGCTGACTTGGGAACTAGAAAGTTTCTAGCATTGTTAGGGGCTGTTCCCATAGAAGCACGGGAGTGGTATTTGTCTCAGCTGCTTGGGGCAAAGCCAGGTGTAAGCCTGCAAAAGCTTGTATCTGCGGCCTCTGCTGTAGAAAGAGTTGAAATCATCAATTTAATTGCCCATTCTTTCCTAGAAGATCGCAAAACTACTGGGACAAGTGAATTGATATCATCAGCAGTATGA